From the Mus musculus strain C57BL/6J chromosome 10, GRCm38.p6 C57BL/6J genome, the window tactggtcctttaagttgggaatctccactctcttctatatctattatgcttagttttggtcttctcattgtgttctggatttcctggatgttttgggttaggagctttttgctttttgcattttctttcactgttgtgtcaatgttttctatggtatcttctgcacctgagattctctcttctatctcttgtaatctgttggtgatgcttgcttctatgactcctgatctcttttctaggtttttttatctccagggttgttttcctttgtgatatctttattgtttctagttccatttttagatcctggatggttttgttcagttccttcacctgttggttgtgttttcctgtaattctataagggatttttttttgtgtttcctccttaaggacttctacctgtttatctgtgttctcttttatttctttaagggagttatttatgtccttcttaaagtcctctatcatcattatgagatgtgattttaaatcagagtcttgcttttctggtgcgTTGAGGTAACCAGGGTTCACTGTGGTGAGTGAACTGGGTTCTTATTATGCCAAGTAGTGTtattttctattacttatgttcttgtgcttgccttttgacatatggttatctctgttgttaactagtcttgctgtctctgactttggcttgtctctcctgcaagcctatgctcacaggtgtgtaggcactcctgggagaccagctctctcctggcagtatttgtgtatgtagctctgtggtacacgatcagctctgggtgcagacgGAGACCAGAAGGCTCCTGTCCCAGGCagctcctcagttcctgtgtcctgagggttctgagcgtattcctctgagcagcagtggtggtcctgCCTGCACTCACAGGCGTGCCCGGCATCTTGGGAGGCTTGTTCCCTCCTGGCACTATTTGGATATCATGTTttcttgttatttgtttgtttttatgcggATACCCAGCAATCATATTggtgaaaaattttaaaataatttattcttttatcttaaatacatcctgactgcatttcttgttccctccactcctcctccttcattcttCCCCCAGATCCATTGCTTCTTAGTTTTCCttaagaaaagaacaggcctcccagggatatcaaccaaacatagcATAACAAGATACATTAAGACTAGGTACAAACCCCCATATCAGGGTGGGTGAGGCCTCCCATAGGAGGAAAGCagttccaagagcaggcaaaagaatttcTAATCCTTCGTGTGTTTTTCTGGATACAGGAAGGGTCACTAACCTGACATATTTAAGCATGGTATTTGCAAGTCATTAACTCTTCCCAAATGACCCACAGGGGCTTTTCTAGTACTGCCACagtaaacaaccaaccaaccaaccaaccaaccaaccaaccaatcataAACTTTCCCAACCAGGTGGTGCACAActgtcatcctagcactcaggaggctgaaacaCCAAACTCAGCTCCTCTGTAAGATCACCAAGTACTTTTAAACCCAGCTACAGAAATCATCTATTCCTTTGTGACACATTTACCACACTCTACTGTATGGTGAATTAGGTTTTATTAGGTTGTTCTATTCCTTGCTAGACTTTGTACAACTTGGGGTTCACCTCTGTATCCCAAGCACCTAGCAGTAGTCTTAAAAATCAGTGGCCACACAGCTCCTGCTCTGCACTAGGACTGGAATGAGACTGCTTTGCTGCCAAGCTTCCTCAGGGCTGCCTTCATGTCCTTGTTCCTTAGGCTGTAGATAAAGGGGTTTAATGTAGGGATAACCACCCCAAACATTAACGCAGCTGCCTTGTCtttctgggaggagctgggggatgCTGGCAGTAAATATCCAGTAAAGATGGTCCCGTAGAACAGTGACACCACAGTGAGGTGTGAGCCACAAGTAGAGAAGGCTTTCCACTTGCCCTGAGCAGAAGGGATCCTGAAAACTGCCCTGAAAATGCAGATGTAGGAGACAAGGATGCAGGACAGTGGGCTGAGGCCCATGACAATGCCAAAAGCAAAGATCACCAGCTCATTGATGTGTGTATCTGAGCAGGAGAGTTTCAGGAGGGGCATAAGGTCACAGAAGAAGTGAGGGATTTCTGATCTTGCACAGAAGGTTAGTTGAGCCATGAGACAAGTGTGTACCAAGGACTGGAGATTAGTAATAACCCATGTCCCACCCACCAGTAGTGCGCAGACATGTGGGCTCATGAGCACTGAGTAGCGGAGTGGGTAGGCAATGGCCACCAGCCTGTCAATGGCCATCACTGCCAGAAGGAAGCTGTCTATAGTCCCAAAGAGGTGAAAGGCATACATTTGGACAAGACAGCCTGTGAAAGAGATAGCTCTGCTCTGGGTCTGGATGTTCACTAGCATCTTGGGAACAGTAGTGGAGCAAAAAAAGATGTCAACCAGGGACAGGTTGcagaggaagaagtacatgggtgtgtgcaggTGAGAGTCTGATATGATGGCTAGGATGATGAGCAGGTTTCCGAAGACAGTGACCAGATACATGGACAGGAACAGTCCAAAGAGGATGGTCTGTAAGTCTGGATCCTCTGAGAGTCCCATGAGATGGAATTCCAAGactgttgtttggttttctggtgcCATAGAAGAGTTTGTGTCTATTGAAACAGAAGGAGATGGAAGCAACATAGAgctggagtcagagacagagctCTAGTCCTGTAGAAGCCTTTAAGATTATGTGAAAATCCATTTACTcctttgaataaatttctttaaGCTATCTCCAGTGGTTTTCATGTTCTCCAAGCTATCTAAGTCTGATTATCAAATTCCTAACTTAGGTACCTGTTCATCTTGGATGTTGACCTTTGCCTATGGTTCAGATCTGGAAAGTTCCACAAATACCCATGTGGTAAAAGCTCAGACAGGCAGCCTGTTGGAGGTGGTAGAAGGTGgtttctgggggctggagagatggcttagcagttgagaagacttgctgttcttgcagcaGACCTGTATTTGACTTCTAGCACTCACATTAGGTGGCTGTCTGATCACTGAACAGACCTCTACCATGCTATTTTGCTATGATGGAACAGAGCCAATGGACCACAGCCTGAGACCTTTGAAACCTTGAAccagaataaaccttttctccttttaaattgaCTATATTCAGTCAGATGTTTTGGGCTAGTGACTGAAAACTGATATATATCaaatctcaattctaaacatctacaGTAAAAGGAACCTggcatctttttttgtttttgttccccccccccccccagaactctCACCCTCTTCCTTCATCCTCATCTTTGAACTTTGCACCAACAAGAAATAATTTGAAAGCTGGAGAAGTGtctgttaagagtacttgttattTAGTCAGGTGTGgttgcacatacctttaatcacagcacttgggatgcagagtaagatagatagatctctgagttcaaggccatgtgGTCTATAGAACAAGTTATCAGACAGCCAAATctacactgagaaaccttgtctggaaaaacaaaacaaaacaaaacaagaaactagGGGAAAGtgctgtggtggtttcaatagaAATAAGAACCCT encodes:
- the Olfr1357 gene encoding olfactory receptor 1357 produces the protein MAPENQTTVLEFHLMGLSEDPDLQTILFGLFLSMYLVTVFGNLLIILAIISDSHLHTPMYFFLCNLSLVDIFFCSTTVPKMLVNIQTQSRAISFTGCLVQMYAFHLFGTIDSFLLAVMAIDRLVAIAYPLRYSVLMSPHVCALLVGGTWVITNLQSLVHTCLMAQLTFCARSEIPHFFCDLMPLLKLSCSDTHINELVIFAFGIVMGLSPLSCILVSYICIFRAVFRIPSAQGKWKAFSTCGSHLTVVSLFYGTIFTGYLLPASPSSSQKDKAAALMFGVVIPTLNPFIYSLRNKDMKAALRKLGSKAVSFQS